The genomic stretch GCGGTGTCGGTCGCAGGGGTAAGCAAAGCGGTCATATCTACATCCTTTTGTTTGCGGTGGACGAGAGATGGCACAGGGGATATCTATCAGCAATTGCGATACAATCTATTCCATACATAGGAAAAAGCTATGCTAGAGCTGACCCCCTTGCGATATTTCCTCAGCGCCTATGAAACCGGCACGTTCAGTCAGGCCGCGCGGGTCAATGATGTCAGCCAGCCCACCGTGTCCGCGGCCATTCAAAAGCTGGAAACCCATTTTGGAGCGCCTCTGTTCCAGCGCGCCAAGGCCGGTCTGACCCCCACACCCCTGGGCGATCAGCTGTATCGCGATGCGGCGGCCAGCGTTGCGCAGTTATCTGCGCTAGAGGGCCGTATCCGGCAACGCCCGCGGCACAGTGTACGGGTGTATTGCTTTCCCGATGTGCTGCTGGGGTCATTTGCGCCGATCATGCAAAGTGTCGCCCGCAAGTCAGCCGATCTGGAGTTTGCGTTTACTGCGAGCCCCGACGACAGTGATCTTTCTTATACCGCGCAAACCTGTGTGCCCAAGGGGCACGGCTTTGTCCCGATCCTGACGGAAACCTATGGTGTGGCGATGGGGCGGTCGCATCCGCTGGCGGCGCGGGACGTTCTTGGGATTGAGGATCTGATGGATCATCCCGTCATCCACCGCCCCTATTGCCCGAATGCAGACCGGTTTGACCTGTTTGCTCCCGACCACCCGCTGCCGAGCGCGCAGGCGGTGCATGACCAGCAGGTGCTGGATCTGGTGGCGGCAGGGCTCGGGATTGCCTTTGTTCCGATGTCCCATGGCACGGCCCATTCCGGCGTCGTGGTGCGACAGGTGCAGGGGCAGGAGATCGGGCAGCGGACCATCGGAATATCGCATCGCAAGACCGTGTTTGCGGCCGATCTGGCGGCACAGCTCGCTGGTACGGTGACGCGATAGCAAAGCGTCACCACCCCAACGCTTCGGGGTGGTGACTGCGATATTGCGGTTACTTGTCGATCTGCGACAGCAGGTCGGGGTTCACCACCAGGTTGCGAACACCGTGGGCGTGGTCTTCTTCAAACTCGTTGTGTTGCAGCCACTTGTCGACAGTGTTGATGTCGACGCGGGCAACCTTGGGGTGGACGCTCCAGGTAACCTCGAAAGGCGAGCCTTTTTCGTTATAGCCGGGGCCGGTTGTCGATCCGTCATAGACGACCGGCGTGCCGGTGTCAGTGGGGATGTTCGGTGCCTGATAAAGACCGTTCACAACCTCGACGTCGGCCAGTTTGGTGAAATCCAGCGCATTCGGGTCGTTCACCAGAACAAAAACCTGTGCCTCGACACGCAGTTGCGGGTTGTTGATTGCATCAGACAGGCAGGTGCCAAGGGTCGGTCCGGGCTTGGCCTGTGCGGTGGAATAAACAAAGTGCGCTTCGATGGTGTCGCCGGGTTTCAGGTCGCCGTGCTCGGTCTTGCCGATGGGGTGGTCGACGGGTTTCAATTCGGCGTCGGTCAGCTTGCCGTCGTATTGAAAGCCGGTGTCGTATCCGTGGCCATCACCATTGCCCGCGTATTTGGTGAACTCGCCACCGCGGTGCTCGGCGTTTTCGTGAAAGTGAATGTCGCACAGGTTCATCTGGGTGTAGGCCGGCGCCGTGGAAAAGGCGCGGTGGTTGTTGCCGTTGGGATCGTCAATGTCGCGTGGCGACTGCGGGCCAAATCCTGCGTCCTTTGTGCTCTCTGCCAGTGCCGCGCGCTGTTTGGCGATCACCGCGCCAGAAACCGGTTCGTGCTGCATGGTCGCAGCCATGGCAATACTGTTCAAAGCCAGCAGCGATGCAGATGCAACGGCCAACACCGAGATAGATTTTTTCGTCATTGTGTCTTTCCCAAACTTGGTATGCTGATGCATTGATAACGTTAGGTTTTCTGGAGGTATGGCCCCGAAACCAATGCATCTGGCACAAAACAGCGCCTTGTTTTGGGAAATGTAAAATCACGGTGGTGTGTGCGGGGCAATTCCACTTATGCCATTGAAAGAAATTGATAACTTAGGAAATTTCGAGGATGGGTAATAATATTACGTGATAATTTCGTGAACACGACTCGTACCGATTGCGTTACGAGGAAACCCGAAGGGGGCTCGGGCCGGCACTGCCTCCGGCTTTGTGCATTGCCGCTTGACGCCCGTCTGTGGGCGCGCCCCTATGGGCGGATGGATCTGTTACACAATTCCCCGCGCCGCAACGTTGAAATATTGCCAGAGGTGCCCGCGCCTTCGATTGATGCGGCCCGCGCAGCACTTTTGGTGGCGCAATGTCCGGTGGCTGCCACGACTCCGCTTGTGGACGCACCGGTGCTTGCCGCACAGGCAGGCGTTGGCCAGCTGCATATCAAGGACGAGCGGAACCGCATGGGTCTGGGAAGCTTCAAGGCGCTGGGGGCGGCTTATGTCATTGCTTGCGATGCAAGCGACGGGGTGGCCAAGGGGTGCACATATGTGACCGCCAGCGCGGGCAACCACGGGATGAGCGTGGCCGCCGGTGCTGCCGCCTTTGGGGCGCGGGCGGTGGTCTATATAGCTGAAACCGTGCCCGAAGCCTTTGCCGCGCGGTTGCGTGACATCGGGGCCGAGGTGCGCCGCGAAGGCGCGATTTACGAGGACAGCATGGCCGCCGCGATGGCCGCCGCCGAGACGGAGGGGTTTGCCCTGTTGTCCGACAGTTCGTGGCAGGGATACTACGACCGCCCGCACCGGCTGATGGAAGGCTATCTTGTGCTGATGG from Pseudosulfitobacter sp. DSM 107133 encodes the following:
- a CDS encoding LysR family transcriptional regulator, translating into MLELTPLRYFLSAYETGTFSQAARVNDVSQPTVSAAIQKLETHFGAPLFQRAKAGLTPTPLGDQLYRDAAASVAQLSALEGRIRQRPRHSVRVYCFPDVLLGSFAPIMQSVARKSADLEFAFTASPDDSDLSYTAQTCVPKGHGFVPILTETYGVAMGRSHPLAARDVLGIEDLMDHPVIHRPYCPNADRFDLFAPDHPLPSAQAVHDQQVLDLVAAGLGIAFVPMSHGTAHSGVVVRQVQGQEIGQRTIGISHRKTVFAADLAAQLAGTVTR
- a CDS encoding pyridoxal-phosphate dependent enzyme, whose protein sequence is MDLLHNSPRRNVEILPEVPAPSIDAARAALLVAQCPVAATTPLVDAPVLAAQAGVGQLHIKDERNRMGLGSFKALGAAYVIACDASDGVAKGCTYVTASAGNHGMSVAAGAAAFGARAVVYIAETVPEAFAARLRDIGAEVRREGAIYEDSMAAAMAAAETEGFALLSDSSWQGYYDRPHRLMEGYLVLMDEAIRQMPQPPTHLFLQAGVGGLAGACAALARKAWGNAVQIIVVEPDAAPALYGSVAAGRAVTSTGPVSAMGRLDCKAPSLIALKGLARDADIFALISEEEGAAGAAACDTIGLPSTPSGAAGVAGLLACAQALGVGGDARVLCILSEGQG
- a CDS encoding delta-class carbonic anhydrase translates to MTKKSISVLAVASASLLALNSIAMAATMQHEPVSGAVIAKQRAALAESTKDAGFGPQSPRDIDDPNGNNHRAFSTAPAYTQMNLCDIHFHENAEHRGGEFTKYAGNGDGHGYDTGFQYDGKLTDAELKPVDHPIGKTEHGDLKPGDTIEAHFVYSTAQAKPGPTLGTCLSDAINNPQLRVEAQVFVLVNDPNALDFTKLADVEVVNGLYQAPNIPTDTGTPVVYDGSTTGPGYNEKGSPFEVTWSVHPKVARVDINTVDKWLQHNEFEEDHAHGVRNLVVNPDLLSQIDK